The following coding sequences lie in one Pseudorca crassidens isolate mPseCra1 chromosome 2, mPseCra1.hap1, whole genome shotgun sequence genomic window:
- the CD247 gene encoding T-cell surface glycoprotein CD3 zeta chain has protein sequence MGKGTSQVCPLRGGGEGGDVWLSGTEWDAQKRSCRATGSRKDPAPPQAGRAPLAVEERSEAACAESNTLSLLFIQFSRSADVPAYQQGQNQVYNELNLGRREEYDVLDRRGGLDPEMGGKPRKKNKNPHEVVYNELRKDKLAEAYSEIGMKGENQRRRGKGHDGLYQGLSTATKDTYAALRMQDLPPR, from the exons ATGGGCAAAGGGACCAGCCAAGTGTGCCCActgcgggggggtggggaagggggggatGTCTGGCTGAGTGGGACAGAGTGGGATG CTCAGAAAAGAAGCTGCCGCGCCACCGGCTCCCGCAAGGATCCAGCCCCCCCGCAGGCAGGGCGCGCGCCGTTGGCCGTCGAGGAGCGGAGCGAGGCTGCCTGCGCAGAGAGTAACACgctttctctcctcttcatcCAGTTCAGCAGGAGTGCCGACGTCCCCGCCTACCAGCAGGGCCAGAACCAGGTCTATAAT gAGCTTAATCTAGGACGAAGAGAGGAGTATGACGTCTTGGATAGGAGAGGGGGCCTGGACCCTGAGATGGGGGGGAAACCG aggaagaagaataaGAATCCCCATGAAGTCGTGTACAAT GAGCTGCGAAAAGACAAGCTGGCGGAGGCCTACAGTGAGATCGGGATGAAGGGCGAG AACCAGCGGCGAAGAGGCAAGGGACATGATGGCCTTTACCAG GGACTCAGCACGGCCACCAAGGACACCTATGCTGCCCTCCGCATGCAGGACCTGCCCCCTCGCTAA